A window of Vigna unguiculata cultivar IT97K-499-35 chromosome 4, ASM411807v1, whole genome shotgun sequence contains these coding sequences:
- the LOC114182654 gene encoding lipid transfer-like protein VAS, which translates to METVWRALCCIAFVVVLQCVARGSAEDSSCLNKLSPCLRYLNGGEEPPDSCCEPLKSVIESDAECLCSLVSNRGTRQAEQAGINVTQAQQLPARCGQHVNPLSCLTSSPGPTNSERNSATKFMHVSNGVFMIIIFWSIIARV; encoded by the exons ATGGAAACAGTGTGGAGGGCACTGTGTTGCATTGCATTTGTTGTAGTGTTGCAATGTGTGGCAAGAGGAAGTGCTGAAGATAGTTCTTGTCTGAACAAGCTTTCACCTTGCTTAAGGTATCTGAATGGCGGTGAAGAGCCTCCAGATAGTTGCTGTGAGCCTCTGAAATCTGTGATTGAATCTGATGCAGAATGCTTGTGTAGCTTGGTGAGTAACAGAGGCACAAGACAAGCAGAACAAGCTGGCATCAATGTCACTCAAGCTCAGCAATTGCCTGCTAGATGtggccaacatgttaatccatTGTCTTGTCTCACAA GTTCACCTGGCCCAACGAACTCGGAACGAAACTCGGCAACAAAGTTTATGCACGTGTCGAATGGagtttttatgataataatattttggtcAATTATTGCACGTGTATAA
- the LOC114181614 gene encoding UPF0481 protein At3g47200-like, with product MSATSISNLTMEERFQELQKAKETPSPALGNAKIQRVPPHLLRNRKNFNKHYSPKLVSFGPIHHGDLNLHLGEQYKKMWAAEYIGSTRTTLPKLHKKFVQNRESLKPLFDEDILTKNGRFSKYEEQGFETREDMISWMLFVDGCALLHILEHAKLHEPGKMNVKVDQLVLVMQDALLLENQLPFPLLKHLWRDSKEELIEIMKGFLRCHHWATNEDQVNFRADFPQPTHLLHLQRSIILYESPTKTDKKGFCVPKRNTGKRSETQNVSPQKQDDMVTYRNIKELKAAGIEFMSSKTRRPKDISFSLGWFHSTLKLPEIVVDDTTAATVLNLIAYEMCPDFQNDYGICSYVSFLDSLIDHPDDVKALRSERILLNSLGSDEEVAELFNTLSTDLVPDMGKYADLRNQIEKHYKNKLRTWLALGCSTYFSNPWAIIAFHAAVVGLVLTFVQTWYAIRPPK from the exons ATGTCTGCAACTTCCATTTCAAACCTCACCATGGAAGAAAGGTTCCAGGAGCTGCAAAAGGCAAAGGAAACACCTTCACCAGCCCTGGGAAACGCCAAAATCCAAAGAGTACCACCGCACCTTCTCCGCAACCGAAAGAATTTCAACAAACACTACTCCCCAAAGTTAGTGTCATTTGGTCCCATCCACCATGGTGATCTCAATCTACACCTGGGAGAACAGTATAAAAAAATGTGGGCAGCAGAGTACATTGGCAGCACCAGAACAACCCTTCCAAAACTGCACAAAAAGTTTGTACAAAACAGGGAATCCCTGAAGCCCCTCTTCGACGAGGATATTCTCACAAAAAATGGCAGGTTTTCGAAGTACGAGGAACAAGGTTTTGAAACTCGGGAGGACATGATCAGTTGGATGCTGTTCGTGGACGGGTGCGCCCTTCTGCACATTCTGGAACATGCGAAGCTCCACGAACCGGGTAAAATGAACGTGAAGGTGGACCAGCTTGTGCTGGTGATGCAGGACGCGCTTCTGCTGGAGAACCAGCTTCCGTTCCCGCTGCTGAAACATCTATGGAGGGACTCCAAAGAAGAGCTTATCGAAATTATGAAAGGGTTTCTTCGTTGCCACCATTGGGCCACCAATGAAGATCAGGTAAACTTTAGAGCGGATTTCCCACAGCCTACTCATCTTCTCCACCTTCAACGCTCTATCATCCTTTACGAATCTCCAACTAAGACCGACAAGAAAGGATTCTGTGTTCCAAAGCGCAACACCGGCAAGCGAAGCGAGACTCAAAATGTTTCACCTCAAAAGCAAGACGACATGGTAACATACAG GAACATAAAGGAGTTGAAAGCAGCAGGGATTGAATTCATGTCAAGCAAGACTCGAAGGCCAAAAGACATATCTTTCTCCCTTGGATGGTTTCATTCAACACTGAAGCTTCCCGAGATTGTTGTGGATGACACAACAGCTGCTACTGTGCTGAACCTGATAGCATATGAGATGTGTCCTGATTTTCAGAATGACTATGGGATTTGCTCTTATGTGTCGTTCTTGGACTCACTCATAGACCACCCAGATGATGTGAAGGCACTGAGATCAGAACGAATTTTGCTGAACTCACTAGGGAGTGATGAGGAAGTGGCTGAACTTTTTAATACCCTTAGCACTGACTTAGTGCCTGACATGGGAAAATATGCTGATCTTAGAAATCAAATTGAGAAGCATTACAAGAATAAACTTAGGACTTGGTTGGCTCTTGGGTGTAGTACCTATTTCAGCAACCCTTGGGCCATCATTGCATTCCACGCTGCAGTTGTGGGTCTTGTCCTAACCTTTGTCCAAACTTGGTATGCTATTCGCCCACCAAAATGA